The following coding sequences are from one Gossypium hirsutum isolate 1008001.06 chromosome A12, Gossypium_hirsutum_v2.1, whole genome shotgun sequence window:
- the LOC107910233 gene encoding uncharacterized protein isoform X1, with amino-acid sequence MLGRSILELPRCRGAPWRIPRQIMPQCSSPFIYSRKQFSTSSGENGTPKPESKSGLSKFVLGTSLIGGAILVAYQTGYLEQYGARPKVSIDSTKTGFDEKDEKDIQDVSSRDEEINKLTPHVDLPEQKAATNIDLPPEPEISSETQGENQSNIEDKLNEIIEESTTSVPEKALPEYSQSNLPSADHSADTDASAEGNLKKVESQNVTALEKEIQDIPLDTRSSASLGEKETKTVPSPTTAVKLQDEPSKGAEVLSLGPEESQINSVPSLHPTIEDKPSKDIEAPSSLLDAYHLREKAAEGYLASLNRKYELLSKEKEAFGTAIEELNEGYLSKDGKLVLDFLQAIHAAEKQQAELDARAFAEEKRELKEKYEKELRDSRARELMRTEEAAMLDKELKRERTKAAAAIKSLQERMEEKLRMELEEKEREAEMNLKNAQEQGKAELVSAIANEKAAQIEKMAEANFHINALCMAFYAQSEEAHKIHSIHKLALGALALEDALSKGLPIQKEIDTLYAYLEGFEKDSVLGLVLSSLPEETRYCGTDTLLELNQKFNALKGNLRHFSLIPPGGGGILTHSLAHIASWLKVKEVDESSEGIESIISRVEIYLAEGKLVEAASTLEQGVKGSQAEEIIGDWVKRVRNRAITEQALTVLQSYATCISLT; translated from the exons ATGCTTGGAAGGTCAATTTTGGAATTACCACGTTGCCGAGGGGCTCCTTGGAGAATACCCAGGCAGATTATGCCCCAG TGTTCATCACCTTTTATTTATTCAAGAAAGCAATTTTCGACTTCTTCTGGAGAAAATGGTACTCCGAAACCTGAATCGAAGAGTGGGCTTTCAAAATTTGTCCTTGGAACTTCTCTTATTGGTGGTGCTATTTTGGTTGCTTACCAAACTGGATATTTAGAGCAATATGGCGCACGCCCCAAGGTTTCTATTGATTCAACGAAAACTGGTTTTGATGAGAAAGATGAAAAGGATATCCAAGATGTTTCTTCTCGTGATGAAGAAATAAACAAATTGACTCCTCATGTGGACTTGCCTGAGCAAAAAGCTGCAACTAATATCGATCTACCTCCTGAGCCCGAAATTTCAAGTGAAACCCAAGGTGAAAACCAGTCGAATATTGAAGATAAGTTGAACGAGATAATTGAAGAAAGCACAACATCTGTACCAGAAAAGGCATTACCTGAATATTCTCAGAGCAACTTGCCATCTGCTGATCACAGTGCAGATACCGATGCATCAGCGGAGGGGAATCTTAAAAAGGTTGAGTCTCAAAATGTAACGGCACTGGAGAAGGAAATTCAAGATATTCCATTGGATACCCGATCAAGTGCATCCCTTGGAGAAAAGGAGACAAAAACTGTACCATCTCCTACTACCGCAGTTAAGCTGCAG GATGAACCAAGTAAAGGTGCAGAAGTGCTTAGTTTAGGCCCTGAAGAAAGTCAAATAAATTCTGTCCCATCTCTGCATCCCACTATAGAA GATAAACCCAGTAAAGATATAGAAGCTCCGAGTTCTCTTCTTGATGCCTATCACCTTAGGGAAAAGGcagctgaaggctacttggcttCTCTAAACAGAAAATATGAGCTGCTTTCTAAAGAAAAAGAG GCTTTTGGTACCGCGATTGAGGAACTTAATGAGGGATATTTATCGAAGGATGGAAAATTAGTTCTTGATTTCCTGCAAGCCATTCATGCTGCTGAAAAGCAGCAAGCTGAGCTGGATGCACGTGCTTTTGCTGAGGAAAAACGAGAATTGAAG GAGAAATATGAAAAGGAATTAAGGGATTCAAGAGCCAGGGAACTAATGCGTACAGAAGAGGCAGCTATGTTGGATAAG GAATTGAAGAGAGAAAGAACAAAAGCAGCAGCTGCTATAAAATCCCTACAAGAGAGAATGGAAGAGAAACTAAGGATGGAACTTGAAGAAAAG GAAAGAGAAGCtgaaatgaatttgaaaaatgCACAGGAGCAAGGAAAAGCAGAATTGGTATCTGCAATTGCAAATGAGAAAGCAGCACAGATTGAAAAAATGGCAGAAGCAAATTTTCAT ATAAATGCCTTATGTATGGCATTTTATGCACAATCTGAAGAGGCGCACAAGATTCATTCTATTCACAAACTTGCTTTG GGAGCTCTTGCTCTAGAAGATGCACTTTCCAAAGGATTACCAATCCAGAAAGAAATAGATACTCTATACGCCTATCTTGAAGGCTTTGAGAAGGATTCAGTATTAGGTTTGGTCCTTTCATCCCTTCCAGAAGAAACTCGGTACTGTGGAACAGACACTCTACTAGAGTTGAATCAAAAG TTTAATGCCTTGAAAGGAAACCTAAGGCATTTCAGTCTGATTCCACCAGGTGGTGGTGGTATCCTGACGCATTCTTTGGCACATATTGCATCCTGGTTAAAG GTAAAAGAAGTTGACGAATCTAGTGAAGGGATCGAGTCTATAATCAGTAGAGTTGAAATTTACTTGGCTGAAGGAAAGCTTGTTGAAGCAGCTTCCACTCTTGAACAAGGTGTCAAAGGTAGCCAAGCGGAGGAGATTATTGGTGATTGGGTGAAACGAGTGAGGAATAGGGCCATCACGGAGCAAGCATTAACAGTGCTTCAATCTTATGCAACTTGCATCAGTCTTACCTAA
- the LOC107910233 gene encoding DNA ligase 1 isoform X2, translating to MLGRSILELPRCRGAPWRIPRQIMPQCSSPFIYSRKQFSTSSGENGTPKPESKSGLSKFVLGTSLIGGAILVAYQTGYLEQYGARPKVSIDSTKTGFDEKDEKDIQDVSSRDEEINKLTPHVDLPEQKAATNIDLPPEPEISSETQGENQSNIEDKLNEIIEESTTSVPEKALPEYSQSNLPSADHSADTDASAEGNLKKVESQNVTALEKEIQDIPLDTRSSASLGEKETKTVPSPTTAVKLQDEPSKGAEVLSLGPEESQINSVPSLHPTIEDKPSKDIEAPSSLLDAYHLREKAAEGYLASLNRKYELLSKEKEAFGTAIEELNEGYLSKDGKLVLDFLQAIHAAEKQQAELDARAFAEEKRELKEKYEKELRDSRARELMRTEEAAMLDKELKRERTKAAAAIKSLQERMEEKLRMELEEKEREAEMNLKNAQEQGKAELVSAIANEKAAQIEKMAEANFHGALALEDALSKGLPIQKEIDTLYAYLEGFEKDSVLGLVLSSLPEETRYCGTDTLLELNQKFNALKGNLRHFSLIPPGGGGILTHSLAHIASWLKVKEVDESSEGIESIISRVEIYLAEGKLVEAASTLEQGVKGSQAEEIIGDWVKRVRNRAITEQALTVLQSYATCISLT from the exons ATGCTTGGAAGGTCAATTTTGGAATTACCACGTTGCCGAGGGGCTCCTTGGAGAATACCCAGGCAGATTATGCCCCAG TGTTCATCACCTTTTATTTATTCAAGAAAGCAATTTTCGACTTCTTCTGGAGAAAATGGTACTCCGAAACCTGAATCGAAGAGTGGGCTTTCAAAATTTGTCCTTGGAACTTCTCTTATTGGTGGTGCTATTTTGGTTGCTTACCAAACTGGATATTTAGAGCAATATGGCGCACGCCCCAAGGTTTCTATTGATTCAACGAAAACTGGTTTTGATGAGAAAGATGAAAAGGATATCCAAGATGTTTCTTCTCGTGATGAAGAAATAAACAAATTGACTCCTCATGTGGACTTGCCTGAGCAAAAAGCTGCAACTAATATCGATCTACCTCCTGAGCCCGAAATTTCAAGTGAAACCCAAGGTGAAAACCAGTCGAATATTGAAGATAAGTTGAACGAGATAATTGAAGAAAGCACAACATCTGTACCAGAAAAGGCATTACCTGAATATTCTCAGAGCAACTTGCCATCTGCTGATCACAGTGCAGATACCGATGCATCAGCGGAGGGGAATCTTAAAAAGGTTGAGTCTCAAAATGTAACGGCACTGGAGAAGGAAATTCAAGATATTCCATTGGATACCCGATCAAGTGCATCCCTTGGAGAAAAGGAGACAAAAACTGTACCATCTCCTACTACCGCAGTTAAGCTGCAG GATGAACCAAGTAAAGGTGCAGAAGTGCTTAGTTTAGGCCCTGAAGAAAGTCAAATAAATTCTGTCCCATCTCTGCATCCCACTATAGAA GATAAACCCAGTAAAGATATAGAAGCTCCGAGTTCTCTTCTTGATGCCTATCACCTTAGGGAAAAGGcagctgaaggctacttggcttCTCTAAACAGAAAATATGAGCTGCTTTCTAAAGAAAAAGAG GCTTTTGGTACCGCGATTGAGGAACTTAATGAGGGATATTTATCGAAGGATGGAAAATTAGTTCTTGATTTCCTGCAAGCCATTCATGCTGCTGAAAAGCAGCAAGCTGAGCTGGATGCACGTGCTTTTGCTGAGGAAAAACGAGAATTGAAG GAGAAATATGAAAAGGAATTAAGGGATTCAAGAGCCAGGGAACTAATGCGTACAGAAGAGGCAGCTATGTTGGATAAG GAATTGAAGAGAGAAAGAACAAAAGCAGCAGCTGCTATAAAATCCCTACAAGAGAGAATGGAAGAGAAACTAAGGATGGAACTTGAAGAAAAG GAAAGAGAAGCtgaaatgaatttgaaaaatgCACAGGAGCAAGGAAAAGCAGAATTGGTATCTGCAATTGCAAATGAGAAAGCAGCACAGATTGAAAAAATGGCAGAAGCAAATTTTCAT GGAGCTCTTGCTCTAGAAGATGCACTTTCCAAAGGATTACCAATCCAGAAAGAAATAGATACTCTATACGCCTATCTTGAAGGCTTTGAGAAGGATTCAGTATTAGGTTTGGTCCTTTCATCCCTTCCAGAAGAAACTCGGTACTGTGGAACAGACACTCTACTAGAGTTGAATCAAAAG TTTAATGCCTTGAAAGGAAACCTAAGGCATTTCAGTCTGATTCCACCAGGTGGTGGTGGTATCCTGACGCATTCTTTGGCACATATTGCATCCTGGTTAAAG GTAAAAGAAGTTGACGAATCTAGTGAAGGGATCGAGTCTATAATCAGTAGAGTTGAAATTTACTTGGCTGAAGGAAAGCTTGTTGAAGCAGCTTCCACTCTTGAACAAGGTGTCAAAGGTAGCCAAGCGGAGGAGATTATTGGTGATTGGGTGAAACGAGTGAGGAATAGGGCCATCACGGAGCAAGCATTAACAGTGCTTCAATCTTATGCAACTTGCATCAGTCTTACCTAA